From a region of the Canis lupus dingo isolate Sandy chromosome 5, ASM325472v2, whole genome shotgun sequence genome:
- the FAM83G gene encoding protein FAM83G isoform X3: MAFSQVQCLDDSHVNWRSSESKPEFFYSEEQRLALEALVARGREAFYEVLKRENIRDFLSELELKRILETIEVYDPGSEDLRGDVRSRGPEDDGVGDSEEASRAGGDATQAEPPPSLEYWPQKSDRSIPQLDLGWPDTIAYRGVTRASVYMQPPIDGQAHIKEVVRKMISQAQKVIAVVMDMFTDVDIFKDLLDAGFKRKVAVYIIVDESNVKYFLHMCERARMHLGHLKNLRVRSSGGTEFFTRSATKFKGALAQKFMFVDGDRAICGSYSFTWSAARTDRNVISVLSGQVVEMFDRQFQELYLMSHGVSLKGIPMEKEPEPDPVVLPSVVPLVPSGTVAKKLVNPKYALVKAKSADEIAKTSSEKQEVKKPPGLRGAALAERPGDLPEAPPPVHPGLLHLERANMFEYLPTWVEPDPEPGSDILGYINIIDPNIWNPQPSQMNRIKIRDTSQAGTQLWRQSQDCSPAPGPSASQDGALAENGLSQGDPEPQPPVPKPRTVPVADLLAQDNGSVDWALETPAEKMPQNGTDHASPRTRSSGHAPLQRQVSLTLDDPDGQGTAIPNGLDGEEDEDDDDYVTLSDQDSLSGSSGHSPGPQRPSAASSSVSDEYFEVRGRSVPLQRRHSEQVANGPAQTPRRQLSAPHMTRGTFGGPLGGLPWAPGREREEAATPRRTQAPHSMDKETQVLSPPKRETPCDMEQQQVPEGPAEPPLQSPCLGDQG, from the exons ATGGCCTTCTCCCAGGTGCAGTGTCTGGACGACAGCCATGTCAACTGGCGCTCCAGTGAGTCCAAGCCCGAGTTCTTCTACAGCGAGGAGCAGCGGCTGGCCCTGGAGGCCCTGGTGGCCCGCGGCAGGGAGGCTTTCTACGAGGTGCTCAAGCGGGAGAACATTCGGGATTTCCTATCGGAGCTGGAACTCAAGCGCATCCTGGAGACCATTGAGGTGTACGACCCAGGCTCCGAGGACCTGAGGGGCGACGTCCGGTCGCGGGGCCCTGAGGACGATGGCGTTGGTGACAGCgaggaggccagcagggcaggtggggacGCCACCCAGGCCGAGCCGCCGCCCTCTCTGGAGTACTGGCCCCAGAAGTCCGACCGATCCATCCCACAGCTGGACCTGGGCTGGCCCGACACCATTGCCTACCGTGGGGTCACCCGGGCCAGCGTCTACATGCAGCCCCCCATCGATGGGCAGGCTCACATCAAGGAGGTGGTGCGGAAGATGATCAGCCAGGCCCAGAAG GTGATCGCCGTGGTCATGGACATGTTCACCGATGTGGACATCTTCAAGGACCTGCTGGATGCCGGCTTCAAGAGGAAAGTCGCCGTGTACATCATCGTGGACGAGAGTAACGTCAAGTACTTCCTGCACATGTGTGAGCGGGCCCGCATGCATCTGGGGCACCTCAAG AATCTCAGGGTGCGGAGCAGTGGGGGAACAGAGTTCTTCACACGGTCGGCTACCAAGTTCAAGGGGGCCCTGGCCCAGAAGTTCATGTTCGTGGATGGAGACCGGGCCATCTGTGGCTCCTACAG CTTCACGTGGTCGGCTGCAAGGACGGACCGGAACGTGATCTCCGTGCTATCCGGCCAGGTGGTGGAGATGTTCGACCGGCAGTTCCAGGAGCTGTACCTCATGTCCCATGGCGTCAGCCTCAAGGGCATCCCCATGGAGAAGGAGCCAGAGCCAGACCCCGTCGTGCTGCCCTCCGTGGTACCGCTGGTGCCCTCAGGCACCGTAGCCAAGAAGCTGGTCAACCCCAAGTACGCGCTGGTCAAGGCCAAGAGCGCCGACGAAATCGCCAAGacctcctctgagaagcaggAGGTGAAGAAGCCCCCTGGGCTGCGGGGCGCCGCACTGGCTGAGCGGCCCGGAGACCTCCCGGAGGCACCCCCGCCGGTCCACCCCGGGCTGCTCCACCTGGAACGAGCCAACATGTTCGAATACCTGCCCACGTGGGTGGAGCCGGACCCGGAGCCCGGCAGTGACATCCTGGGCTACATCAATATCATTGACCCGAACATCTGGAACCCCCAGCCCAGCCAGATGAACCGCATCAAGATCCGAGACACATCCCAGGCTGGCACCCAACTGTGGAGGCAAAGCCAGGACTGCAGCCCCGCCCCTGGGCCCAGTGCCTCCCAGGATGGGGCCCTGGCTGAGAACGGCCTTTCCCAGGGGGATCCCGAGCCACAGCCCCCCGTGCCCAAGCCCCGGACGGTCCCTGTGGCAGACCTACTTGCCCAGGACAACGGCAGTGTTGACTGGGCCCTGGAGACCCCAGCAGAGAAGATGCCCCAGAATGGGACAGACCACGCATCCCCCCGGACACGGAGCTCAGGCCATGCCCCACTCCAGAGGCAGGTGTCTCTGACCCTGGATGACCCTGACGGCCAGGGAACAGCGATCCCCAACGGGCTAGATGGGGAGgaggatgaagatgatgatgactATGTGACCCTCAGTGACCAGGACAGCCTCTCAGGCAGCTCTGGCCACAGCCCCGGCCCCCAGCGGCCCTCGGCGGCCTCCTCTTCTGTGTCAGACGAGTATTTTGAGGTGAGGGGGCGCTCGGTTCCTCTCCAGAGGCGCCACTCAGAGCAGGTAGCCAACGGGCCAGCCCAGACCCCCCGCCGACAGCTGAGTGCTCCCCACATGACCCGAGGGACCTTTGGTGGACCCCTGGGTGGTTTACCATGGGCCCCAGGTcgggagagagaagaggcagctACCCCAAGGAGGACACAGGCTCCACATTCCATGGACAAGGAGACACAG GTGCTGTCACCTCCTAAGAGGGAGACTCCCTGTGACATGGAGCAGCAGCAGGTGCCAGAAG GGCCAGCAGAGCCCCCACTACAGAGTCCCTGTCTCGGGGACCAGGGATAA
- the FAM83G gene encoding protein FAM83G isoform X1 has translation MAFSQVQCLDDSHVNWRSSESKPEFFYSEEQRLALEALVARGREAFYEVLKRENIRDFLSELELKRILETIEVYDPGSEDLRGDVRSRGPEDDGVGDSEEASRAGGDATQAEPPPSLEYWPQKSDRSIPQLDLGWPDTIAYRGVTRASVYMQPPIDGQAHIKEVVRKMISQAQKVIAVVMDMFTDVDIFKDLLDAGFKRKVAVYIIVDESNVKYFLHMCERARMHLGHLKNLRVRSSGGTEFFTRSATKFKGALAQKFMFVDGDRAICGSYSFTWSAARTDRNVISVLSGQVVEMFDRQFQELYLMSHGVSLKGIPMEKEPEPDPVVLPSVVPLVPSGTVAKKLVNPKYALVKAKSADEIAKTSSEKQEVKKPPGLRGAALAERPGDLPEAPPPVHPGLLHLERANMFEYLPTWVEPDPEPGSDILGYINIIDPNIWNPQPSQMNRIKIRDTSQAGTQLWRQSQDCSPAPGPSASQDGALAENGLSQGDPEPQPPVPKPRTVPVADLLAQDNGSVDWALETPAEKMPQNGTDHASPRTRSSGHAPLQRQVSLTLDDPDGQGTAIPNGLDGEEDEDDDDYVTLSDQDSLSGSSGHSPGPQRPSAASSSVSDEYFEVRGRSVPLQRRHSEQVANGPAQTPRRQLSAPHMTRGTFGGPLGGLPWAPGREREEAATPRRTQAPHSMDKETQGQQSPHYRVPVSGTRDKDAFLRPMRTSGPLRYRPAADGAQSSARKAGPAVAGPYPWQVKGGPMPRTLADPGTPRPAQNASPQADGRVPEEHPSPFGIPYSKLSQSKHLKARTGSGQWASSDSKRRPQAPRDRKDP, from the exons ATGGCCTTCTCCCAGGTGCAGTGTCTGGACGACAGCCATGTCAACTGGCGCTCCAGTGAGTCCAAGCCCGAGTTCTTCTACAGCGAGGAGCAGCGGCTGGCCCTGGAGGCCCTGGTGGCCCGCGGCAGGGAGGCTTTCTACGAGGTGCTCAAGCGGGAGAACATTCGGGATTTCCTATCGGAGCTGGAACTCAAGCGCATCCTGGAGACCATTGAGGTGTACGACCCAGGCTCCGAGGACCTGAGGGGCGACGTCCGGTCGCGGGGCCCTGAGGACGATGGCGTTGGTGACAGCgaggaggccagcagggcaggtggggacGCCACCCAGGCCGAGCCGCCGCCCTCTCTGGAGTACTGGCCCCAGAAGTCCGACCGATCCATCCCACAGCTGGACCTGGGCTGGCCCGACACCATTGCCTACCGTGGGGTCACCCGGGCCAGCGTCTACATGCAGCCCCCCATCGATGGGCAGGCTCACATCAAGGAGGTGGTGCGGAAGATGATCAGCCAGGCCCAGAAG GTGATCGCCGTGGTCATGGACATGTTCACCGATGTGGACATCTTCAAGGACCTGCTGGATGCCGGCTTCAAGAGGAAAGTCGCCGTGTACATCATCGTGGACGAGAGTAACGTCAAGTACTTCCTGCACATGTGTGAGCGGGCCCGCATGCATCTGGGGCACCTCAAG AATCTCAGGGTGCGGAGCAGTGGGGGAACAGAGTTCTTCACACGGTCGGCTACCAAGTTCAAGGGGGCCCTGGCCCAGAAGTTCATGTTCGTGGATGGAGACCGGGCCATCTGTGGCTCCTACAG CTTCACGTGGTCGGCTGCAAGGACGGACCGGAACGTGATCTCCGTGCTATCCGGCCAGGTGGTGGAGATGTTCGACCGGCAGTTCCAGGAGCTGTACCTCATGTCCCATGGCGTCAGCCTCAAGGGCATCCCCATGGAGAAGGAGCCAGAGCCAGACCCCGTCGTGCTGCCCTCCGTGGTACCGCTGGTGCCCTCAGGCACCGTAGCCAAGAAGCTGGTCAACCCCAAGTACGCGCTGGTCAAGGCCAAGAGCGCCGACGAAATCGCCAAGacctcctctgagaagcaggAGGTGAAGAAGCCCCCTGGGCTGCGGGGCGCCGCACTGGCTGAGCGGCCCGGAGACCTCCCGGAGGCACCCCCGCCGGTCCACCCCGGGCTGCTCCACCTGGAACGAGCCAACATGTTCGAATACCTGCCCACGTGGGTGGAGCCGGACCCGGAGCCCGGCAGTGACATCCTGGGCTACATCAATATCATTGACCCGAACATCTGGAACCCCCAGCCCAGCCAGATGAACCGCATCAAGATCCGAGACACATCCCAGGCTGGCACCCAACTGTGGAGGCAAAGCCAGGACTGCAGCCCCGCCCCTGGGCCCAGTGCCTCCCAGGATGGGGCCCTGGCTGAGAACGGCCTTTCCCAGGGGGATCCCGAGCCACAGCCCCCCGTGCCCAAGCCCCGGACGGTCCCTGTGGCAGACCTACTTGCCCAGGACAACGGCAGTGTTGACTGGGCCCTGGAGACCCCAGCAGAGAAGATGCCCCAGAATGGGACAGACCACGCATCCCCCCGGACACGGAGCTCAGGCCATGCCCCACTCCAGAGGCAGGTGTCTCTGACCCTGGATGACCCTGACGGCCAGGGAACAGCGATCCCCAACGGGCTAGATGGGGAGgaggatgaagatgatgatgactATGTGACCCTCAGTGACCAGGACAGCCTCTCAGGCAGCTCTGGCCACAGCCCCGGCCCCCAGCGGCCCTCGGCGGCCTCCTCTTCTGTGTCAGACGAGTATTTTGAGGTGAGGGGGCGCTCGGTTCCTCTCCAGAGGCGCCACTCAGAGCAGGTAGCCAACGGGCCAGCCCAGACCCCCCGCCGACAGCTGAGTGCTCCCCACATGACCCGAGGGACCTTTGGTGGACCCCTGGGTGGTTTACCATGGGCCCCAGGTcgggagagagaagaggcagctACCCCAAGGAGGACACAGGCTCCACATTCCATGGACAAGGAGACACAG GGCCAGCAGAGCCCCCACTACAGAGTCCCTGTCTCGGGGACCAGGGATAAAGATGCCTTCCTGCGGCCGATGAGGACCTCGGGACCCCTGCGGTACCGCCCTGCTGCTGACGGCGCCCAGAGCTCGGCCAGGAAAGCGGGCCCCGCCGTGGCAGGCCCATACCCCTGGCAGGTCAAGGGTGGCCCCATGCCCCGCACGCTGGcagatcctgggaccccaaggcCAGCCCAAAACGCCAGCCCCCAGGCCGATGGCAGAGTCCCTGAGGAGCACCCAAGTCCTTTTGGAATCCCGTACTCCAAACTGTCCCAGTCGAAGCACCTCAAGGCCAGGACGGGCAGTGGCCAGTGGGCCTCCTCTGATTCTAAACGGAGGCCTCAGGCCCCCAGGGACCGCAAGGACCCCTAG
- the FAM83G gene encoding protein FAM83G isoform X4, which translates to MAFSQVQCLDDSHVNWRSSESKPEFFYSEEQRLALEALVARGREAFYEVLKRENIRDFLSELELKRILETIEVYDPGSEDLRGDVRSRGPEDDGVGDSEEASRAGGDATQAEPPPSLEYWPQKSDRSIPQLDLGWPDTIAYRGVTRASVYMQPPIDGQAHIKEVVRKMISQAQKVIAVVMDMFTDVDIFKDLLDAGFKRKVAVYIIVDESNVKYFLHMCERARMHLGHLKNLRVRSSGGTEFFTRSATKFKGALAQKFMFVDGDRAICGSYSFTWSAARTDRNVISVLSGQVVEMFDRQFQELYLMSHGVSLKGIPMEKEPEPDPVVLPSVVPLVPSGTVAKKLVNPKYALVKAKSADEIAKTSSEKQEVKKPPGLRGAALAERPGDLPEAPPPVHPGLLHLERANMFEYLPTWVEPDPEPGSDILGYINIIDPNIWNPQPSQMNRIKIRDTSQAGTQLWRQSQDCSPAPGPSASQDGALAENGLSQGDPEPQPPVPKPRTVPVADLLAQDNGSVDWALETPAEKMPQNGTDHASPRTRSSGHAPLQRQVSLTLDDPDGQGTAIPNGLDGEEDEDDDDYVTLSDQDSLSGSSGHSPGPQRPSAASSSVSDEYFEVRGRSVPLQRRHSEQVANGPAQTPRRQLSAPHMTRGTFGGPLGGLPWAPGREREEAATPRRTQAPHSMDKETQVKDTEVWAPCSLGPAPWPSYLGRAHG; encoded by the exons ATGGCCTTCTCCCAGGTGCAGTGTCTGGACGACAGCCATGTCAACTGGCGCTCCAGTGAGTCCAAGCCCGAGTTCTTCTACAGCGAGGAGCAGCGGCTGGCCCTGGAGGCCCTGGTGGCCCGCGGCAGGGAGGCTTTCTACGAGGTGCTCAAGCGGGAGAACATTCGGGATTTCCTATCGGAGCTGGAACTCAAGCGCATCCTGGAGACCATTGAGGTGTACGACCCAGGCTCCGAGGACCTGAGGGGCGACGTCCGGTCGCGGGGCCCTGAGGACGATGGCGTTGGTGACAGCgaggaggccagcagggcaggtggggacGCCACCCAGGCCGAGCCGCCGCCCTCTCTGGAGTACTGGCCCCAGAAGTCCGACCGATCCATCCCACAGCTGGACCTGGGCTGGCCCGACACCATTGCCTACCGTGGGGTCACCCGGGCCAGCGTCTACATGCAGCCCCCCATCGATGGGCAGGCTCACATCAAGGAGGTGGTGCGGAAGATGATCAGCCAGGCCCAGAAG GTGATCGCCGTGGTCATGGACATGTTCACCGATGTGGACATCTTCAAGGACCTGCTGGATGCCGGCTTCAAGAGGAAAGTCGCCGTGTACATCATCGTGGACGAGAGTAACGTCAAGTACTTCCTGCACATGTGTGAGCGGGCCCGCATGCATCTGGGGCACCTCAAG AATCTCAGGGTGCGGAGCAGTGGGGGAACAGAGTTCTTCACACGGTCGGCTACCAAGTTCAAGGGGGCCCTGGCCCAGAAGTTCATGTTCGTGGATGGAGACCGGGCCATCTGTGGCTCCTACAG CTTCACGTGGTCGGCTGCAAGGACGGACCGGAACGTGATCTCCGTGCTATCCGGCCAGGTGGTGGAGATGTTCGACCGGCAGTTCCAGGAGCTGTACCTCATGTCCCATGGCGTCAGCCTCAAGGGCATCCCCATGGAGAAGGAGCCAGAGCCAGACCCCGTCGTGCTGCCCTCCGTGGTACCGCTGGTGCCCTCAGGCACCGTAGCCAAGAAGCTGGTCAACCCCAAGTACGCGCTGGTCAAGGCCAAGAGCGCCGACGAAATCGCCAAGacctcctctgagaagcaggAGGTGAAGAAGCCCCCTGGGCTGCGGGGCGCCGCACTGGCTGAGCGGCCCGGAGACCTCCCGGAGGCACCCCCGCCGGTCCACCCCGGGCTGCTCCACCTGGAACGAGCCAACATGTTCGAATACCTGCCCACGTGGGTGGAGCCGGACCCGGAGCCCGGCAGTGACATCCTGGGCTACATCAATATCATTGACCCGAACATCTGGAACCCCCAGCCCAGCCAGATGAACCGCATCAAGATCCGAGACACATCCCAGGCTGGCACCCAACTGTGGAGGCAAAGCCAGGACTGCAGCCCCGCCCCTGGGCCCAGTGCCTCCCAGGATGGGGCCCTGGCTGAGAACGGCCTTTCCCAGGGGGATCCCGAGCCACAGCCCCCCGTGCCCAAGCCCCGGACGGTCCCTGTGGCAGACCTACTTGCCCAGGACAACGGCAGTGTTGACTGGGCCCTGGAGACCCCAGCAGAGAAGATGCCCCAGAATGGGACAGACCACGCATCCCCCCGGACACGGAGCTCAGGCCATGCCCCACTCCAGAGGCAGGTGTCTCTGACCCTGGATGACCCTGACGGCCAGGGAACAGCGATCCCCAACGGGCTAGATGGGGAGgaggatgaagatgatgatgactATGTGACCCTCAGTGACCAGGACAGCCTCTCAGGCAGCTCTGGCCACAGCCCCGGCCCCCAGCGGCCCTCGGCGGCCTCCTCTTCTGTGTCAGACGAGTATTTTGAGGTGAGGGGGCGCTCGGTTCCTCTCCAGAGGCGCCACTCAGAGCAGGTAGCCAACGGGCCAGCCCAGACCCCCCGCCGACAGCTGAGTGCTCCCCACATGACCCGAGGGACCTTTGGTGGACCCCTGGGTGGTTTACCATGGGCCCCAGGTcgggagagagaagaggcagctACCCCAAGGAGGACACAGGCTCCACATTCCATGGACAAGGAGACACAG GTCAAGGACACAGAAGTGTGGGCGCCCTGCAGCCTCGGCCCAGCCCCGTGGCCGTCCTACCTGGGAAGAGCGCACGGCTGA
- the FAM83G gene encoding protein FAM83G isoform X2: protein MAFSQVQCLDDSHVNWRSSESKPEFFYSEEQRLALEALVARGREAFYEVLKRENIRDFLSELELKRILETIEVYDPGSEDLRGDVRSRGPEDDGVGDSEEASRAGGDATQAEPPPSLEYWPQKSDRSIPQLDLGWPDTIAYRGVTRASVYMQPPIDGQAHIKEVVRKMISQAQKVIAVVMDMFTDVDIFKDLLDAGFKRKVAVYIIVDESNVKYFLHMCERARMHLGHLKNLRVRSSGGTEFFTRSATKFKGALAQKFMFVDGDRAICGSYSFTWSAARTDRNVISVLSGQVVEMFDRQFQELYLMSHGVSLKGIPMEKEPEPDPVVLPSVVPLVPSGTVAKKLVNPKYALVKAKSADEIAKTSSEKQEVKKPPGLRGAALAERPGDLPEAPPPVHPGLLHLERANMFEYLPTWVEPDPEPGSDILGYINIIDPNIWNPQPSQMNRIKIRDTSQAGTQLWRQSQDCSPAPGPSASQDGALAENGLSQGDPEPQPPVPKPRTVPVADLLAQDNGSVDWALETPAEKMPQNGTDHASPRTRSSGHAPLQRQVSLTLDDPDGQGTAIPNGLDGEEDEDDDDYVTLSDQDSLSGSSGHSPGPQRPSAASSSVSDEYFEGQQSPHYRVPVSGTRDKDAFLRPMRTSGPLRYRPAADGAQSSARKAGPAVAGPYPWQVKGGPMPRTLADPGTPRPAQNASPQADGRVPEEHPSPFGIPYSKLSQSKHLKARTGSGQWASSDSKRRPQAPRDRKDP from the exons ATGGCCTTCTCCCAGGTGCAGTGTCTGGACGACAGCCATGTCAACTGGCGCTCCAGTGAGTCCAAGCCCGAGTTCTTCTACAGCGAGGAGCAGCGGCTGGCCCTGGAGGCCCTGGTGGCCCGCGGCAGGGAGGCTTTCTACGAGGTGCTCAAGCGGGAGAACATTCGGGATTTCCTATCGGAGCTGGAACTCAAGCGCATCCTGGAGACCATTGAGGTGTACGACCCAGGCTCCGAGGACCTGAGGGGCGACGTCCGGTCGCGGGGCCCTGAGGACGATGGCGTTGGTGACAGCgaggaggccagcagggcaggtggggacGCCACCCAGGCCGAGCCGCCGCCCTCTCTGGAGTACTGGCCCCAGAAGTCCGACCGATCCATCCCACAGCTGGACCTGGGCTGGCCCGACACCATTGCCTACCGTGGGGTCACCCGGGCCAGCGTCTACATGCAGCCCCCCATCGATGGGCAGGCTCACATCAAGGAGGTGGTGCGGAAGATGATCAGCCAGGCCCAGAAG GTGATCGCCGTGGTCATGGACATGTTCACCGATGTGGACATCTTCAAGGACCTGCTGGATGCCGGCTTCAAGAGGAAAGTCGCCGTGTACATCATCGTGGACGAGAGTAACGTCAAGTACTTCCTGCACATGTGTGAGCGGGCCCGCATGCATCTGGGGCACCTCAAG AATCTCAGGGTGCGGAGCAGTGGGGGAACAGAGTTCTTCACACGGTCGGCTACCAAGTTCAAGGGGGCCCTGGCCCAGAAGTTCATGTTCGTGGATGGAGACCGGGCCATCTGTGGCTCCTACAG CTTCACGTGGTCGGCTGCAAGGACGGACCGGAACGTGATCTCCGTGCTATCCGGCCAGGTGGTGGAGATGTTCGACCGGCAGTTCCAGGAGCTGTACCTCATGTCCCATGGCGTCAGCCTCAAGGGCATCCCCATGGAGAAGGAGCCAGAGCCAGACCCCGTCGTGCTGCCCTCCGTGGTACCGCTGGTGCCCTCAGGCACCGTAGCCAAGAAGCTGGTCAACCCCAAGTACGCGCTGGTCAAGGCCAAGAGCGCCGACGAAATCGCCAAGacctcctctgagaagcaggAGGTGAAGAAGCCCCCTGGGCTGCGGGGCGCCGCACTGGCTGAGCGGCCCGGAGACCTCCCGGAGGCACCCCCGCCGGTCCACCCCGGGCTGCTCCACCTGGAACGAGCCAACATGTTCGAATACCTGCCCACGTGGGTGGAGCCGGACCCGGAGCCCGGCAGTGACATCCTGGGCTACATCAATATCATTGACCCGAACATCTGGAACCCCCAGCCCAGCCAGATGAACCGCATCAAGATCCGAGACACATCCCAGGCTGGCACCCAACTGTGGAGGCAAAGCCAGGACTGCAGCCCCGCCCCTGGGCCCAGTGCCTCCCAGGATGGGGCCCTGGCTGAGAACGGCCTTTCCCAGGGGGATCCCGAGCCACAGCCCCCCGTGCCCAAGCCCCGGACGGTCCCTGTGGCAGACCTACTTGCCCAGGACAACGGCAGTGTTGACTGGGCCCTGGAGACCCCAGCAGAGAAGATGCCCCAGAATGGGACAGACCACGCATCCCCCCGGACACGGAGCTCAGGCCATGCCCCACTCCAGAGGCAGGTGTCTCTGACCCTGGATGACCCTGACGGCCAGGGAACAGCGATCCCCAACGGGCTAGATGGGGAGgaggatgaagatgatgatgactATGTGACCCTCAGTGACCAGGACAGCCTCTCAGGCAGCTCTGGCCACAGCCCCGGCCCCCAGCGGCCCTCGGCGGCCTCCTCTTCTGTGTCAGACGAGTATTTTGAG GGCCAGCAGAGCCCCCACTACAGAGTCCCTGTCTCGGGGACCAGGGATAAAGATGCCTTCCTGCGGCCGATGAGGACCTCGGGACCCCTGCGGTACCGCCCTGCTGCTGACGGCGCCCAGAGCTCGGCCAGGAAAGCGGGCCCCGCCGTGGCAGGCCCATACCCCTGGCAGGTCAAGGGTGGCCCCATGCCCCGCACGCTGGcagatcctgggaccccaaggcCAGCCCAAAACGCCAGCCCCCAGGCCGATGGCAGAGTCCCTGAGGAGCACCCAAGTCCTTTTGGAATCCCGTACTCCAAACTGTCCCAGTCGAAGCACCTCAAGGCCAGGACGGGCAGTGGCCAGTGGGCCTCCTCTGATTCTAAACGGAGGCCTCAGGCCCCCAGGGACCGCAAGGACCCCTAG